Genomic segment of Iocasia fonsfrigidae:
TTTTTGGATATATCTATTGAATATGTGCCCTCATCTCCAGCATCAATCTGGAAATTATATGAAGGTATTTTACTATTTATAGTTGTACCCTGTGAGATACTCTCCTCATTAGAAATATTAACTACTTTAGCAGCCCTTTGCCGGGCATCATCCCTGCTTATCTCTTCACCTTTCAAATCCTGCGGTTTTCTATTTACAATATGGTCAGAAAAAGGTCCGTCATAGATTAGTACAGGCATATTGTCCATCTCATCTGTAATACTATCCAAACTATCATTGACATTATCTGGCAGGTTATTATCTCCATTATCGAGACTATTTTTGGCACTCTTTACTAATTCCACCCAGTTAACATTTCCTGCAAAAACCTGGTTTTCAACATTATGTAGATTATCTGCCACCTTAATAGCCTGCTGACGGAGTTGTTCTAGTTGTTTGCGATTTCCATCTGTCAATGCTTTACCCTCAGCATTCTGACGAGCTGCAGCATGACAATAATCACCTGTCTGACTCAAAAATTTAGCAGTTTGATACACCGTTTGGGCAGCCAGAGGCAGTTTGTTTAGTTCTGCTTGTGCTGTATTGGCATGACTCCAGACATCTGTTAAAAGCATAATGTTTTGTCGTTCAGAGGTGGATACCAAGCTCTTACCCAGTAATACCTGTAATTGTTCTACATGCTCAACCAGCTCATAAAAAGCCTGCTGGTATTTATTCCCCATATATACCTCAAGTTGTTCCTTTTCACGATACTGGTTATAGCCCCAGTAACCTGTTACACCAACAACCAGAAGACCAACCAGTAAAGGTATAACCCAAGATCTTTTAATTTTTAAAACCCCCTTATTTACTTTTTTTAATACTAACGGGCAAAGACATGACTGCCTATCCTCCTTACAATCTGTCGTGACCATATCCATTGATTAACAGGTTTAGAAGGATTCCAGAAAAAGAGTGAACCGTGTGTTGGGTCCCATCCATTAATTGCTGACCTGGCCGCCCTGATATTATCATTATTTGGTGCTAAATTAAATTGACCATTGGCTACTGATTCAAAAGCCAGTGGTTGGTAAATAACTCCACTTATAGTATTAGGAAATGAAGGACTATCAACCCTATTTAGTAAAATAGCAGCTACTGCCACCTGTCCCTCATATGGTTCACCCCTGGCCTCAGCGTGAACTAACCTGGCAATCATCTCAACATTATTACTCCTACTCACTCCAGCACTTCCTGATACCCTGGTTGTTCGGTCTCTACCACCGCCCTCATAGCCCAGTGCTGCCCAGGTTTCTGCCCCAACTACTCCATCAACCCTTAATCTGTTTTTACGCTGAAAATTGACTACTGCACGGTATGTTTCACTACCAAAGGTACCATCAATACTACCTGAATAATAACCCCAGTTCCGAAGTTTCCTCTGTAATACAATCACCCCTGAGCCTCTACTCCCCCAGCTAACTGTCGGTTGAGCAGCCTGGCTCTTAGAGATATAAAATACTGCAAGGAATATAACGATTAAACCCACAGAAATAACAACACATATTGTGGATAGCCGTTTTGACATATATCTTATAACCCCCTTTATCTGTTTTTAATAGCTTACCTCAAGCAGGCTATATTTTATTCTAAAATTTTAAAATATACTCTGGTTAAATAAACCAAAAACCGGGGAAACCCCGGTTTAATAGTATTTTAAATTATAAAATGCCAGGCTAATAATCTCAGCTGGCATTTCTATTTCATTAAACCTATAATTTTATCAATTTCTTCCTCTGTATAAACTGCTATACCTTTACCCTTTAAAAAAGCTGCCGTAACACCAGAGCCCTTTTTCAATTTTCCATCAAATTTCCCGGAATAAATCTTATTGACCCCACATGAAGGGCTTCTGGATTTTAAAACAGCAAATTCTACCTCAGTAAAATCAATCCCGGCCAAAGCCTTCTGGCAGCCCCTGATAAAACTATCAGTTACATCCTCCCCCTTTTTATTAAGGACCTGCGCCTTTTTCTGCAAAACATCACAGCCATCACCTTTAATAATCTCTGCTGGGGGACGTGGTGTATTTAATCCAGCCTCTACCTCCGGACATAGCAAAGAAATATCCTTATCTTTCAATAATTTAATTAATTTCAAATCCTTTTGATTACCACCATCATAGCGGCAGTTCTTACCCATTAAACAAGCACTGACCAGTATCATTAAGATACCTTTTCTTGTTTAGCACCACTGTTCTCTGTCTTTTCTTCCTTATTATTTTCAGTTTTAGTAGTACTATTATCACTACTTTTATTATCTGTCACATAAAAACCAGAACCCTTAAAGATAATACCTGGTGAACCAATAATCCTTTTTACAGTACCATCACACTTAGGACAGGTCTCCAGTGGTTCCTCTGTAATTTTTTGAAATTCTTCAAACCGTCCGCAATTTTCACACTCATAGAGATAAGTTGGCATAGTAAATCATCCTTTCTTTAGAAAATATTTTATTAACATATACTTAGATATTTAATTGATATTTTACCCTACTCTATATTTTATATCAATTTTTAAAAGACTGTCAAGTACTTATCACTCATTGTCTTCCCTCTTTTCAGTCTGTAAATGACCCCAGTAATTATACCCCTGTATAAATAGAAATAAAAACAATAAGACCCACTCCCTAACTACAATAAAAAAACCACTACCAATAACAGTACTCAATACTATAGCAAATATATTATAATTACTGCCTTTCTTTAACCTAATAATCTGCCAGGGCAGGAGGCCCAACCCCACAAAAACACCAGTCTCCACCTTATAGATTAACCCTGCTATACCGATAAAAACAAAAAAAATAGATAGAAAAAAACTCATAGTATCCCCTCCACAAAAAACTTTCTATGCTATAACTTCTATTTATCTCATAAAATACCTTCTTTTAGCTGCAAAGATACCACTGTTTCCACATGATAAGTCTGAGGAAACATGTCTACCGGCTGGATAGCTTTTATCTCATAATTTTCCTTCATCCTAGCCAGATCTCTACTCAGGGTTGCAGGATTACAGGAAACATAAATAATCCTGGCAGGTTGTATTTTATTGATAACCTTAATCACTCTTTCATCAAGGCCTTTTCTGGGAGGGTCAAAAACCACCAGATCAGGCTTTAAGCCGTCTTTGACCAGTCTGGGGAGTATTTCTTCTACCCTGCCGGTTATGAATTGACAGTTATCAATATTATTTAAACGGGCATTTTCTCTGGCATCCTCAATGGCCATTACTACCACTTCAATTCCAATTATTTTTTTGGCACCATCAGCCAGGTATAATGCGATACTCCCAATACCACAGTAAGCATCAAGGACTGTTTCCTTACCGGCCAAATTAGCGTATTTTTTAACAATGTCATATAACTTCCTGGTTTGTAGTGTATTTACCTGAAAAAAAGAAAATGGTGAGATTTTGAATCGTACATTCCCAATAAAGTCTAGATAATAATCCTGACCTGCCAGTATAATATTTTTACCGCCCATAATTACATTGGTTTTTTCCCGGTTAATATTCTGGATTACTCCCACCAGTTCCGGAATTTGCTGTAATAGCTTGCTGGCAATCTCTTTGCCATCCTTAAACGTCTTCCTACTGGTTACAATTGTTAAAAGTGCCTGGTTGGTACAGACTCCTGTTCTAATCACCAAATGCCTTAATAAACCACGGTGAGTCCTTTCATTGTAGACACTCATTTCATAATCATTTAACACAGCAAGTGTTCTGGCAACAATCCTGTTTATCAGGGGATGCTGAATTATACAACTTTCATTTACAACCACATTATGGCTGCCCTTTTTATAAAAACCTGTTGCAATTTTTTTGTCTTCAGTTTTAGTCAGTGGAAATTGGGCTTTATTGCGATAATTAAAAGGATAGTCTACTCCAATAGGCTCATTGACTTTTATATTTTCAAAGCCACCGATTCTTTTTAATAAATCAATAACCATTTGTTTTTTATGTAATAATTGTTCTTGATAATCTACATGCTGCAGCTGACATCCTCCACAGCCATCAGCCACAGAGCATACTGGTTCAGTCCTGGTCTCAACAGGTTGTAAAACTTTCAATAACTCACCCCTGGCATAGTTTTTCTTTTTAACAGTAATTCTTATTTTAACCCGCTCTCCAGGAATCCCGCCAGGAACAAAAACAGCTAATCCATCAGCAAAATGCCCGACACACTCACCACCATGAGCAAGATTATCAAGCTCTATTTCAACAATATCACCTTTTTTTAATTCAGTAGTCATCTTATCACCTCATTATACCCTCTGTTGAAAATATATCTTTATATTATCGTAATGTCAAGTTTTCTACTATAAAATCTAAGTATAAACCTGTGTCTAAGTATTTTTTAATTATAATTAATGATAATAACCATGTTCACTTATTTTTAATTAATCCTATTTTATCTTTTAAATTTAATATTTACCTTTCTTTTCTTGTTCTATTCTCCTTGATATTTTTCATTTAGATTTTAGACCTCCCCAGGCTGTTTCTATTGTCTTAATCTTTTCATTTAATAATCTAATATAATCCGGCGAATCCCAAAAAGGCTGTTCTTTAAATAAAAGATGAAAACTCATGCTTAATGTATCATCAACCTTACTAGAATGTTGAGAAGCAAAATCTTTTACTATCTTTATATATCCAGTTTCAAATTGTAAATTATCAGGATTAACATAACCTGCCTCTATAGCAGCTTGAGTTTTACGAATACATTTACAACTGCCATGTTTATTTAACAAACTGCATCTCTCATCTATATAAGACCTCAATTGTTTTCTTGCTCTTGATAATATCTTTCGGAAATTTTCAGGACTAATTTCCATAATTTCTCCACCTATTTTTGAGCTTGTTGAAAAAACCGACCCCAGGATAAAAACTAGTCTTTGTTTTCTATCCAGACAAAGAATCATACCCATAAGACAACGAACTTTTGTCTCTTCAACCAATACCTTCTGCTCTATATTCCTAATATAAGAATCATCCAGTCTCATATCAGGGGAATGTTTCAGTAAATTTCTATGTTCCTCAAAAGACGAAAAAAGGTATTCCTGCTTTTTCCTATTCATATTAAATACATGATTTGCCACAATACGATACAGCCAGGTACGAAAGCTGCTCTTGCCATTGAATGTAGAGAGTCTAGTTAATATTTTAATCAAAATCTCCTGTGTAGTATCTTCAGCATCATGAATACTTCCTGTCATACGCAAAGAAATATTGTAAATCCAGGACTGATGTTTTAAGACCAGTTCTTCCAGCGCCTCTAATTTACCTTGTTTTGCCAATTCTACAAGTATTTTGTCATTTGTATCATTACTATAATTATTACTAAAAATATTTTCTGCCATAAAATTACACCCCTTTGCACTGACAGTATAACTGCTTAAGTTTATCACAAAATAAGGAGAGGCAATCGGTTCCAATTAAACCTCTCCTGTTGCAATTATTTTATATCTTATTCATTAACATCTTCATTGATTCTTCAGGTAATACAACTGGTGAAATCTCATAAATTTCTTCATAATATTCTTTAAATGGAGCAAATTTTTCCTCAAAAATCTCACTGTCTTCTACTTCCCAGATACTAATCCCAACAGCAGGGTCATCTTTTAAACAATGTGTCATCTGAATATTACTTTTATCAAGCTCTCCTGTCTCAAGTTTTTTACCTAATTCCACAATTTTCTTTTCATCAATTCTTACTTTAGCTAAAAATAACATAAAGACCTCCTTTTCTTTTCGATATTTTTGTTTTTAAAGAACTATTAATACTATCGTCTTTTTTAAATTCTTCAAATCATTGACTATACCGGCATTGTTCCATTAGGAACAGTTTGTTTTGTATTTTTTACATAGATAACCCTCCTTTTTTAGTATCTTAATTACCACTTCATTACTTTAGATACTAAACTCAGAGATTTATTTCACTTTTTTTGAAAAAATTTTTAATCTATCTTCTTCCAGCATATTTTTAATCTTTTTTATAAACTCATTAGTAGGTTTTTTTCTAAATCTTTATATAAATAGATTATCTTTTTTAGACCCATAAGTTCATTTTCAATTCTTTCAAGACTAAGATCAGGAATCCCATCAACCTTATCAGGAGAAGACTCTTCTATCCAACCCCGTTTTAAAGAAAACTCTATTAAATTCTCACACTTACAGAAATTATTACTATTATAAAGGAAACAATTTCTACAAAGGAATGACTTTATGTTTTTTTTGGATCTATGAATTAAAATTCTGGTAGCATTTTCAGATTTATCAAGTATTTGTGCTAGATATTTTATCTCAACATCAAAGAGTACATTTAATATAAAGACTGCTCTTTGATAAAAAGAAAGACACTTTAATAAACCTATAAGGCATCCTTCTTTTATCTGATTAATGTAAAACTTCTTTTCAATAGCAGAAAATGATTTTGCCGCTTTCTCTGACTGTTCCTTATAAATTATTTTTTCTAGAGAACTAAATGAACTTCTTTTTTTATCCTGAAGATGTTTTAGACACAGATTTTTAGTAATTCGATATACCCAGGTATAAAGGCTACTATTACCTTTAAAGCCCTTAATATTACAATATACTTGAACTATAGTATCCTGTGTAATATCTTCAGCATCTTCCCTGTTTCCTAACATTTTATATGCTAGATTGTAAATCT
This window contains:
- the ypeB gene encoding germination protein YpeB, whose protein sequence is MVTTDCKEDRQSCLCPLVLKKVNKGVLKIKRSWVIPLLVGLLVVGVTGYWGYNQYREKEQLEVYMGNKYQQAFYELVEHVEQLQVLLGKSLVSTSERQNIMLLTDVWSHANTAQAELNKLPLAAQTVYQTAKFLSQTGDYCHAAARQNAEGKALTDGNRKQLEQLRQQAIKVADNLHNVENQVFAGNVNWVELVKSAKNSLDNGDNNLPDNVNDSLDSITDEMDNMPVLIYDGPFSDHIVNRKPQDLKGEEISRDDARQRAAKVVNISNEESISQGTTINSKIPSYNFQIDAGDEGTYSIDISKKGGHLVTMLNNREVDKSSISQSEAVDKAGDFLAINNYPNMESTYSEIKDNIAYISFAYKEKGIIIYPDIINVQVALDNGQILAVEALSYLMSHHSRDLEEAEIGENDARERASKTLEQIENIRLALIPQASLKETLTYEVRGTIGGETYLIYVNAQTGEEEQILKVIMGEKGTFAL
- a CDS encoding RNA polymerase sigma factor, with product MAENIFSNNYSNDTNDKILVELAKQGKLEALEELVLKHQSWIYNISLRMTGSIHDAEDTTQEILIKILTRLSTFNGKSSFRTWLYRIVANHVFNMNRKKQEYLFSSFEEHRNLLKHSPDMRLDDSYIRNIEQKVLVEETKVRCLMGMILCLDRKQRLVFILGSVFSTSSKIGGEIMEISPENFRKILSRARKQLRSYIDERCSLLNKHGSCKCIRKTQAAIEAGYVNPDNLQFETGYIKIVKDFASQHSSKVDDTLSMSFHLLFKEQPFWDSPDYIRLLNEKIKTIETAWGGLKSK
- a CDS encoding DUF523 domain-containing protein, with protein sequence MILVSACLMGKNCRYDGGNQKDLKLIKLLKDKDISLLCPEVEAGLNTPRPPAEIIKGDGCDVLQKKAQVLNKKGEDVTDSFIRGCQKALAGIDFTEVEFAVLKSRSPSCGVNKIYSGKFDGKLKKGSGVTAAFLKGKGIAVYTEEEIDKIIGLMK
- a CDS encoding FmdB family zinc ribbon protein, whose translation is MPTYLYECENCGRFEEFQKITEEPLETCPKCDGTVKRIIGSPGIIFKGSGFYVTDNKSSDNSTTKTENNKEEKTENSGAKQEKVS
- the rlmD gene encoding 23S rRNA (uracil(1939)-C(5))-methyltransferase RlmD produces the protein MTTELKKGDIVEIELDNLAHGGECVGHFADGLAVFVPGGIPGERVKIRITVKKKNYARGELLKVLQPVETRTEPVCSVADGCGGCQLQHVDYQEQLLHKKQMVIDLLKRIGGFENIKVNEPIGVDYPFNYRNKAQFPLTKTEDKKIATGFYKKGSHNVVVNESCIIQHPLINRIVARTLAVLNDYEMSVYNERTHRGLLRHLVIRTGVCTNQALLTIVTSRKTFKDGKEIASKLLQQIPELVGVIQNINREKTNVIMGGKNIILAGQDYYLDFIGNVRFKISPFSFFQVNTLQTRKLYDIVKKYANLAGKETVLDAYCGIGSIALYLADGAKKIIGIEVVVMAIEDARENARLNNIDNCQFITGRVEEILPRLVKDGLKPDLVVFDPPRKGLDERVIKVINKIQPARIIYVSCNPATLSRDLARMKENYEIKAIQPVDMFPQTYHVETVVSLQLKEGIL
- a CDS encoding RNA polymerase sigma factor yields the protein MPFSQNMLVNKLKEGDKEAYLFFCDNYSSEIYNLAYKMLGNREDAEDITQDTIVQVYCNIKGFKGNSSLYTWVYRITKNLCLKHLQDKKRSSFSSLEKIIYKEQSEKAAKSFSAIEKKFYINQIKEGCLIGLLKCLSFYQRAVFILNVLFDVEIKYLAQILDKSENATRILIHRSKKNIKSFLCRNCFLYNSNNFCKCENLIEFSLKRGWIEESSPDKVDGIPDLSLERIENELMGLKKIIYLYKDLEKNLLMSL
- the sleB gene encoding spore cortex-lytic enzyme — encoded protein: MSKRLSTICVVISVGLIVIFLAVFYISKSQAAQPTVSWGSRGSGVIVLQRKLRNWGYYSGSIDGTFGSETYRAVVNFQRKNRLRVDGVVGAETWAALGYEGGGRDRTTRVSGSAGVSRSNNVEMIARLVHAEARGEPYEGQVAVAAILLNRVDSPSFPNTISGVIYQPLAFESVANGQFNLAPNNDNIRAARSAINGWDPTHGSLFFWNPSKPVNQWIWSRQIVRRIGSHVFAR